The Solicola gregarius DNA window GCACCGTCGGCGTCGCCCGCGGCGAGCGCGACGATCAGCGCGGCGTGCTGCTCGGCCGACGCCGCATGGCTGCGGGTCACTTGCGGACCGTCCGGCATCGCCTGCCACAGCAACCGCATCATCGACAGCAACATCGGTGAACCCGCCGCCTGGTAGATCGTGAAGTGGAACTCGCGGTTCAGTACGCCGTAGCGCGGATCGCCTTCGGCAACGCCGATCATCTCGTCGTTGAGCCCGCGTAGCGTCGCGAGCTGATCCTCGGTGATCGCCTTCGCCGCGAGGCGAGCGCCAAGAGGCTCGAGCGCCGCGCGGATCTGCGCGTTGTCCTCGACGACGCCGCTGCGGGACTCCGAGACGGTCGCGCCACGATGCGGGTCGTTGACGACGAGACCCTCCGACTCGAAGTCGGCGCAGCGCTTCGCGTACGGGTGTCTGGCTGACACCGAAGCGCGCGGCAAGATCGCGCTGGCGCAACGGCTCGGACGGTTCGAGCTCGCCGGAGATGATCAGCTCACGCAGCATCGCGCACACGATGTCGCTCTTCGACGAGTACTGCATGGGTGTGAGGCCACCGATCGCGCTCATCGGATCGACTCCTCTCCCGCTCGATTCGCTCATCCTAGTGTCCCCGTCTCATCACTGTCGGTTGCCGGATTCCGATGCTGCCTGCCGTACGTACCCGATGACGGCGCCGGGCGTGATCGGCAGCTCGCCGATCGACGGTAGGTCGAGCGCATCACTGACTGCGCTCGCGATCGCGGCACCCGCGCCGGTGAGTCCGCCCTCTCCCGCACCGCGTACGCCGAGCGGGTTGGTGGTCGCGGGTGCGTCCTCACACACGACCAGATCGACCACCGGCACCTCCGAGGCGGTCGGCATCAGGTAGTCCATGAACGTCGTCGCCTGTGGCTGCCCGGCGTCGTCGTACGAGAATCGCTCGAGCAGGGCCCCGCCTACGCCCTGGGCCACGCCGCCGCGCAGCTGGCCCTCGACCAGTGTCGGGTTCACCGCGCGGCCGACCTCGTACGCCACCAGGTAACGCAGCACCTCGATCCCACCTGTGCCCGGATCGATCTCGGCGACGCACACATGAGCACCGTACGGGTACGTCATGTGGTCGACGCTGAAGCGATGCCGCGCGTACAGGCCCGCCGGCTCGTCGGCGGCGAGCCACGTGCTGCCCGGCTGGGAGGCGCGCCACACGTCGGCGAACGTGACTGCATTCATGGCGGCGCCACGTACGCGTACCTGAGCGGCGGTCACCTCGACGTCATCGGGTGAGACCTCGAGCATCCGCGCGCCCAGGTCGCGCATGCGGGCCGCGACCTCCCGGCCCGCACCCCGGACGGCACTCCCCGCCACGACGGTCGAGCGGCTCGCCCACGAACCCGTGCCGTACGGCTGCAGCAGGGTGTCGCCGTTGACCACGTCGACCTGGTCGATGTCGACGCCGAACTCGTCGGCGACGATCTGCGCGAGCACGGTCTCGATGCCCTGCCCGAGCGAGGTGCCACCCGAGTGCACGCGAATCCGACCGGTGCT harbors:
- a CDS encoding GntR family transcriptional regulator, coding for MSARHPYAKRCADFESEGLVVNDPHRGATVSESRSGVVEDNAQIRAALEPLGARLAAKAITEDQLATLRGLNDEMIGVAEGDPRYGVLNREFHFTIYQAAGSPMLLSMMRLLWQAMPDGPQVTRSHAASAEQHAALIVALAAGDADGAADITRTHIVGTDHLESEISH